Below is a genomic region from Actinoallomurus bryophytorum.
ACCCGGACGAGGGCCGTACGTCCCAGCGCGCCGATGGCCCGGCTTCTCAGAATCGGATCGAGGAGCGTGGTGTGCAGCGCCGACTCGGGGAAGTAGCGTCCGCGCTCGAGCGACTCGAGCGGGATGGGGCCGGCGCCGAAGAACGCACAGCACCGGAGGAGGTCCATCGCGGCGGGGGCCTCGGCCGGGGCGTCGTGAGTCCCATTACCGACGGCCAATTTTTGGCTTTTCGGATACCGGTGTACGCCTGGTTCAGCAACATGAGGATGAGGCCTTTCCCTATCTGGCTCTGATCCCAGCAAACGAGAACGAGCCCCGATAGAGCAAGATCTAAAAGCAACGTCGGAGGACCAGGGCGCCATCCGGACGATCGCGCAATAACCAGAACGACAGAGTCCTCCGGCTTTCGCGCTCAGTCCGGAAAGCACCGGACAGGTGCCGTGCCTCCGAGTTTGGGTGGATCGTCCGGAGAAGAGCGAATTAGTCCGGGCGCGAGCCGTCAGCCTCCTCGCCCCCTGGCGGCCCGGCGGTGACCACCCCTGGCTCACATGCGATTCTGGAAGCCCGCAGACGCTCCGCTCGTGGCTTTGTCTTCCTCGAGTATGCGGCTCAGAGCTAGGTCAAGCGGACTCTCAGTGGCTCGGCGCAGCTCGCGAAGAGACCTGCCGGCGAGGTAGGGCAGATCACGAGTGGCCAGTGGGGCATCGTCGCTCATTTGGTCCCTTTTGTGGTGTCTGGAACTGGTGAGCCTCATGATACCGGGGCCCCACTTAGCGCAGTTCACCGGCGTGGTGGCTACTGGCCCGCCGCCGAGCCCGCGATCGGTGGAAAGATTTCGGGGTGTCCGATTTTCGTAAAAGGCGGCTTTCGTCCAGCCTCGAAGTGTCTCGCGACTTCGCGGCATACCGATTGGGGCGGTAGATCCTACCGGACAAGGAATTGCTGGTCATGGCCCGTATGGCGTATTCGCCTATGATGGCCGCATAATCGAACCAGCGGCCCAGGCGGAGGTACAGGCGTGACCATTTCCAGTGAGCGTGGTCGACCGCCGGAGATCTGGGGCGGAGTACCCGCTCAGAACAAGAACTTCACCGGACGATCCGAGCTCCTCGAACTCCTCCGGGCGCGCATCGGTGACGCGGCGACGGCGGTCCTGCCCAGTTCCGAGAGGCAAATCGGCGAGACGACCTCCCACGCGCTTCAGGGCATGGGAGGTGTGGGCAAGACCCAGGTGGCCGTTGAGTACGTCTATCGGTACGGCTCCAAGTACGACCTCGTCTGGTGGATCCCCGCTGACCAGCCGGCGCTCGTGCGCTCGTCTCTTGCCTCGCTCGCGCCCCGGCTCGGGTTGCCGCCTTCCTCTGTCAGCGGCACCAACGAGGCGGCGCAGGCCGTGCTCGACGCGCTGAGCAAAGGAGACCCCTATGATCGCTGGCTGCTCGTCTTCGACAACGCGATCGAACCAGAGGATCTGACGGGCCTGATACCTACCGGTCCCGGGCATGTGCTCCTCACGACGCGCAACTACAGCTGGCGCGACCGGGTCAAGACGCTGGAGATCGACGTGTTCCGGCGCGAAGAGAGCGTGGAGTTCCTCCGGAGGCGTGTCCCCAACGCGATCACGGAGTCGGAGGCCGAGCGCCTCGCCGCCGCTCTGGGCGACCTGCCTCTCGCCCTGGAGCAGGCCGCCGCGCTGAAAGCCGAGACGGGAATGTCGGTCGACGAGTACCTCGGTCTGCTGAGTGAGCGGTCGAGGGAGCTCATGGACGAGAATCGGCCGGCCGATTACCCCAACTCCATGTCCGCCGCATGGAGTCTGTCGGTCGCGACACTGGAGTCCCGGCTTCCCGAGGCGGTCGAGCTGCTGCGCTGTCTGGCCTTCTTCGGCCCGGACCCGGTCCCGCGCGACATCCTGAGCCGTTCCAGCGGGCTGACCCGCCCTCTGCTGAGCTCAGTGCTCGCGGACCCGATCATGCTGACCCGGGCCGTGGGCGAGCTGAGCCGTTTCGCGCTCGCCAGGGTGAGCTCGGAGAGCCGGACCATCCAGGTTCACCGGCTGGTCCAGGCGCTGCTCCGTGAGCAGGTAGGTGCGGCCGACCAGGCGTCATTACGCCATGACGTGCACATCCTGCTCGTACGGGGCGCCCCGCCGAGAGCCGATGAGGGCGGGCAGTGGCCGCGCTTCGGCGAGCTGGTGCCTCATCTGGAGCCGGCCCGGGTCATCGAAAGCGACGACCGTTCGGTGCGAGATTTCGTCCTCAAAGTAGTGAGGTACCTCTACCAGTCCGGCAACCGTCAGGCGGCACAGTCGATGGTGGAGGACTTCCTACGCCGCTGGCAAGACAAAACGGGAGAAGGCAACGACCGTCTGCTCCTGACCGCACAGAGTCATCGGGCCGACATCCTTCGCGAGCTCGGGGACTACGCCCAGGCGGCAGAGACCGACGAAGCGGCGCTGGCCCAGGCGCAGGAGATCTTCGGCGAGGATGACGAGGTCACGCTGACGATCGCGCGCGGTTTCGGAGCCGACCTGCGCGCCCTCGGACGGTTCGCCGAAGCCGTCGAACGAGATGAGGACACGCGCGACCGGCACGTGCGGGTCTTCGGTGAACAGAATCCATGGACGCTCCGCAGCATCAACAACTTGGCCCTGGACTTCGGCCTCGTTGGCCGGTACCGGGAGGCCAGAGAGCTTCATATGGCCGTCTACATGCAACAGCGCGAGCCGTCCTCCGGAGCGAGCAAGGTCGAAATTCTCAGCTCGTGGAATGGCCTCGCTCGCGTGATCCGGCAGCACGGCGAATACACGGTCGCTCGTGATCTCGGTGAGGACGCGCTGGAATATGGGCGCCAGGAGCTGGGAGCGGAGCATTTCTGGACTCTTCGCACCCAAAGAGACCTCTCCATCGCGCTGCGGCGGGCGGGTGCGTTCGAGCAGGCCCTGGAGATGGCCCGCGAGGTCCATGAGCGGTCCAGGCGATTGTTCGGCCTCGACAACCCCGACACTCTGGCCGCCGCGACCTGCCTGGCCAACGCCGAGCGAAGCGCGGGGCTCGTCGACGAGGCATTCGCTCGGGCCATGGACACGACGCGTCGTTACGCCCCGGTCTACGGATCCCACCACCCCTACACCCTTGCCTGCGATGGAAACGTCGCGTTGCTCCATCGCATGAAGAATGACGTGGACGCGGCGCGTGAACTCGACGAAAGGAGCCTGGCCGGGCTCGAGGACAAACTCGGGCCTGACCACCACTACTCACTCAACGTCGCGATCAACCTGGCGAGTGACCTGGCGGCGCTCGGTGATCTCGAGGGAGCCCGCGCTCGTGGGACCGAGACGCTGGGACGCGTGCGTTTCATGCTGGGGGAGGAGCATCCGGTCGCGTTGGGATGTGCTGCCAACCTGATCGCCGATCTCCGGGCCCTGGGCGAGGACGAAGAAGCGGCGGCCCTCACCGAGGTGACCTTCCCCATCTATGAGCGGGTGCTGTATCCCGACCATCCGGATGTGCGGACCGCCAAGGCAGGGCGGCACCTTGACTTCGACTTCGACCCGCCGCTGATCTGAGGGTGCCGTCAGCGGGCGGGTACGGGAATTTCGCCAGTTCGCCGTCGCCACGATGTCCGGTGTCGTTCGTTCTCGCGCCGCGCCTGGTCCAGCGCCTCCGCCGGGACCGGGTCGTGCTGCCAGCCGAGCAGGGTCGTGTGCACGCCAGAGACGAACTCATCGCCGGCGTCGTCAGGCGGCCGCTGGCCGGGAGTGTCTCGGCGCCCAGGCAGGCCGACTCGCGCCAGCGGGCGACTCGCTGTCCGCGTGGCCCGTCGCGCCGCTTGCGCGTTCGCGACGCCGGAAGGCGGTTACTGCCAGAAGGCGTAGACGCCCTGCAGCAGACCGCTCGCCGGACGCGGGTCGTCGCGCCAGGTGCGCAGTAGCGCGAGCCGTTGTCCGGCCGCGACAACTGCACGATGTCGAGAATTCCGGTCAGCTTCGTGCTCGCGGGGCAGCTGGTGGAAGTCGACGCTCATGCGTTCCCATTCGCGCGTGCGGACAGATCGGTGGTGAGGACGTTCGATACGTGGGAGATCAGCCGGAACAGGTCCGGGCTGTAGACCGAGGGGTTGGCGAAACCCGAGCCCGGACGGTACCGGTGCGCGTACAGGCCGGCGCCGCAGACGCGGTGTACCGCGCAGCGGCGGCACTCGTCCGCCAGGGCGAGCTCACCGACCTGCCGCGCCGCGACGAAGGGCAGCATGAGCGCGGTGTCGAAGGGGTCGTGCGCGACGTGCAGGCCGGTCTCGGGCGCACCCGAATACGCCGACTTGAGCATGTCCGACTGCTCGATGCTTCCGTCGGTCTCGATGACGATGACCGTTACAGGGGAGAGCCCGATCGCCTCGCTGGCCGACGCCCCGCCGAGCAGTAGGTGAATGATCTCGCTGAACAGGCGGACCCGGGTCTCCTGCCGTGGGGCGGCGTACCAGCGGTCGAAGATCTCGATCAGCCAGTCGGCGTACGGTGTCGCGGCCGAGCCCGGGACGCGGCCGGGCGGTGGCTCGGACCAGTTGCCGTGCGGCAGCAGGAAGTCGATGGCCGGTGGATCGAACTCCAGCAGCGCCTCGTACGTCGCGAGCGGCGGGTTGGCCACGTCGATCGCGCACAGCAGCCCGCCGAACAGGTGCCGGAAGCGCGTGGACAGCAGCCGCAGGCCGGCCGCGACCGCGTCGTAGCTGCTTCCGCCGTGCGGATACCGGCGGTGCCGGTCGTTGGCCACGGCGTCGCCGTCGATGCTGACCCCCACCCGCACGTCCAGCTTGTCCAGCAGGTCGAGGTAGGACGCGAGCCGTACGCCGTTGGTCTGCAGGCTCAGCCGGACGTCCACCTCCGGCCCGGCGCTGGAGCGGATCGTCGTGACGATGTCGGTGATGAGGTCATGGCTCGCGAGCAGTGGCTCGCCGCCGTGCAGGACGACCTCGATCGAGGTGAGGCCATGGTCGCGGGCGTGTTCCGCTATCCGGGCGGCCGTGTTCGCGACCACGTCGGCCGACATGTGGCGCGGCCGGCCGCGCCAGCTCTGGTCGGCCATCTCGTACATGTAGCAGTAGTCGCACGCGAGGTCGCAGCGGCTGTGGATCTTGAGGACGAACTCACGGAACGGGGTGGGACTCCAGCCGTCCGCGATCTGTTTCGCGACGTCGAGTGAGGCGGGCCACTCTGCCGTGGGCTCAGCCGGCACGTCGTATCAGCCCTTCGGAGAATGTGTGCGGCCCACGCCACCCGTGCGCCTGATGCCGCCGCGCGCGAGCCGGGGTGCTTGGCGGAACGCCCTCAACCTAATGGTCTTCGCGTCTCCCGCGTGGGAGAGCGGGGCGATCTGGAGGCGAGTTGGGGCCGAATATCCGAATTTGGGGCTCACCGCAGAAGAGGGTGTGCCGGTTCTCGAGGTCGCCGGCACGGATTTTCACGCTCGGCCGCACTCCTGTCCGGGCGGGACGAGACGTGCGCCGGGGGGCGGGCTATGCGCCGCCGTCGCCGTCGCCGTCGCGCAGGGAATGGATCATGCTCTGCAGGATCCGGAACGCGCCTGACTGCTCGGTCTCGGTCATGCCGGCCAGCATCCTGACCTCGACGGACCGGACCGCTACGGTCGCCTTCTCCAGGCTCCGCCGCCCGCGAGGCGTGAGCCGTGTCGGAAGAACCTTCCCGACGGGTGCCTCCGCGGGCCTGGTCACGTAGCCCTCTCGCTCCAGGGCCTGGAGCAGCACGTTCATCGACTGGCGTGTCACGAACGCGCCCCGCGCGAGCTCGGAGTTCGACAAGCCCGGTCGTTGAGCCAGCAGTTCGAGGCAGGAGTAGCGCGTCACGTTCATCCCGAGCGGCCGCAGCACCTCCTCCATGGCGGCTCGCAGAGCGCTCGACGCCTCCTTCAGCAGGTAGCCCAGTGACGTCTCCAGGTCGACACCGACTTGATTCATGTCAGCATTCTGACATAGATTGAGCTGTGTCAGAAAACTGACACGAATAAGGAGCATCATCATGCCCGCGACCGGCCCCGATTTCATCTCGCTCCAAGCGCGCGACCTCGACACTTCGCAGGCGTTCTACGAGCAGTACCTGGGCCTCGTCCGCTCTCAGGCCGGGCCTCCGCATGCCGTCGTCTTCGAGACGAAGCCGATCGCGTTCGCGCTCCGCGACGTCATTCCCGGCACCGATCTCGCATCCGTCGCCCAGCCCGGCATCGGTGCCGCGATCTGGCTCCACGCCACAGACGTCCAGGCCATACACGATGCTCTCGCCGCCGACGGCCACACCATCGTCTCCGCACCGATCGACGGCCCCTTCGGCCGGACGTTCACCTTCGCCGACCCCGACGGCTACCAGGTCACTCTCCACGACCGCACCTGATCGGCCGGACGCCCCACCGGACGATCAACGATCCCCGAGACCGCGGTTGCCCCCGGATCGTTGATGGGGATGGGTCGGTCAGTGGTCGTAGGCGATCAGTGATCGTTTGATGGGTGCGTCGATGAGCCGGTTGTGCCAGATGGCTACGTTGAGGGCGAGGATCCGCTGGGATGCCCGTGTCCAGTGGCCTTCGGTGGTGCGCGCGGCGTGGCGTTCGAGGCCGACTTGGTCCTTCAAGGTTCGCTTCGATTTGTTGGCATAGCCAGGCCGGGAAGACGTTGAACTGGGGTGGCTCGCCATCCCGGGGCGCGGATGAGCGGATGTCCCAGGTCGGCTTTCCGATCCCTGCTCCGGCAAAACCCTTGTCACACACGATCGGGCAGTCGCCGGCGGCGATCTGGTGGACGTGGAGCAGATGCAGGGCCTGTTCGCGTTCGCCCGGGTTCTTTGGGGTGGGCCAGGCTGAACGCGGTCACCGTCCCGTCCGCCATGGTGATGAGCATCAGTTTGGTGCTCCAGTAGAAAGCCTGCTGGAGGCATCATGCCCGTAGCCGGCCATCTCCCCCATCTGCGAGCGGTTCACCATGGCGCGTGAGGCGCCGGAGCGCACCAGCGCGCCATCCATCAACCGCAACCGGCCAGCATCGCCCTGCCCGCCTGCCCGCCTGCGCCCGCGCGCCCGCGCGCCCGGCCCCAACCCGAACCCGAACAGCGTGAGCGTCGTGCCAGCTGGGAGTTGCTCTGGCCGGCCACAACGCGACCAAAACCAGAACCTGAGCCAGAGCGCGCGACTGGCGGTTGTATTCGGACTGGCCCGGCAGACGCGGGAACCAATGCCCGATCCGCCCGGGCGCTACGCGCATCCACCGGCGCTCTGAATCACAACCCGGCAGGACCAGAGCGGTGGCGACACAGACCAGCTCGGCGTCGAGCCGAACGGCCGGGCGGGTCGCAGGGGCGGTGCCGGTCACGGTGGACGCCGAGGCGGGATACGGCATGCGGCCGCGTGAACTGGTGGACCGGTTGCTGGACATCGGCGCGGTCGGGTGCAAATTCGGGCGCCCGGGAAAGGGCCGGCCCCGCGACCGTGGCGGTCGCGGGGCCGGGACGTGCGTGGGGAAAGCGTCAGTGGATCGGGAGCGGCATCTCGGCAGGGGCCTCGTCGGCGGACGTGGCGTCCGGGGTGCGGCGTGGGAGGAACAGTGCCGGGATGAACGCCAGGGTGAGCAGGCCCACGGCGTACCAGTAGGTGTGCTGGAACGCGTCCGCCATCGGGCCGGCGATCTTCTGGATGACCTGGGGCGTGACGTGCTGGGTGGCCGACAGGCCACCACCCGACGGTGTGCCGAGCTTGTCGGCCAGGCTGGTGGCCAGCAGCACCGACATCAGCGCCGTGCCCACGGACGCCGACACCTGCTGGAAGATGTTCAGCATCGTGCTGGCCCGCGGCACCTCGTCGTGGACCAGCGTCTGGATCGCGGCGGCCATCGTGGGCATCATCGTCAGGCCCATGCCCAGGCCCATGACGAACAGGATCGATCCGAGGATCCAGTACGACGTGTCCGCCTGGAGGAATCCGGTGAAGGTCGCCACCGAGGCGATCACGATGACCAGGCCCAGCAGGACGACCCGGCCCGGGCCGACGCGGTCGGTGAGCTTGCCGCCGATCGGCATCGTGACCATCGCGCCGAAGCCCTGCGGGGCGAGCAGCAGGCCCGAGGCCAGGGCGCTCTCCTGCCGC
It encodes:
- the fxsT gene encoding FxSxx-COOH system tetratricopeptide repeat protein; this encodes MTISSERGRPPEIWGGVPAQNKNFTGRSELLELLRARIGDAATAVLPSSERQIGETTSHALQGMGGVGKTQVAVEYVYRYGSKYDLVWWIPADQPALVRSSLASLAPRLGLPPSSVSGTNEAAQAVLDALSKGDPYDRWLLVFDNAIEPEDLTGLIPTGPGHVLLTTRNYSWRDRVKTLEIDVFRREESVEFLRRRVPNAITESEAERLAAALGDLPLALEQAAALKAETGMSVDEYLGLLSERSRELMDENRPADYPNSMSAAWSLSVATLESRLPEAVELLRCLAFFGPDPVPRDILSRSSGLTRPLLSSVLADPIMLTRAVGELSRFALARVSSESRTIQVHRLVQALLREQVGAADQASLRHDVHILLVRGAPPRADEGGQWPRFGELVPHLEPARVIESDDRSVRDFVLKVVRYLYQSGNRQAAQSMVEDFLRRWQDKTGEGNDRLLLTAQSHRADILRELGDYAQAAETDEAALAQAQEIFGEDDEVTLTIARGFGADLRALGRFAEAVERDEDTRDRHVRVFGEQNPWTLRSINNLALDFGLVGRYREARELHMAVYMQQREPSSGASKVEILSSWNGLARVIRQHGEYTVARDLGEDALEYGRQELGAEHFWTLRTQRDLSIALRRAGAFEQALEMAREVHERSRRLFGLDNPDTLAAATCLANAERSAGLVDEAFARAMDTTRRYAPVYGSHHPYTLACDGNVALLHRMKNDVDAARELDERSLAGLEDKLGPDHHYSLNVAINLASDLAALGDLEGARARGTETLGRVRFMLGEEHPVALGCAANLIADLRALGEDEEAAALTEVTFPIYERVLYPDHPDVRTAKAGRHLDFDFDPPLI
- a CDS encoding HEXXH motif-containing putative peptide modification protein encodes the protein MSVDFHQLPREHEADRNSRHRAVVAAGQRLALLRTWRDDPRPASGLLQGVYAFWQ
- a CDS encoding FxsB family cyclophane-forming radical SAM/SPASM peptide maturase — protein: MPAEPTAEWPASLDVAKQIADGWSPTPFREFVLKIHSRCDLACDYCYMYEMADQSWRGRPRHMSADVVANTAARIAEHARDHGLTSIEVVLHGGEPLLASHDLITDIVTTIRSSAGPEVDVRLSLQTNGVRLASYLDLLDKLDVRVGVSIDGDAVANDRHRRYPHGGSSYDAVAAGLRLLSTRFRHLFGGLLCAIDVANPPLATYEALLEFDPPAIDFLLPHGNWSEPPPGRVPGSAATPYADWLIEIFDRWYAAPRQETRVRLFSEIIHLLLGGASASEAIGLSPVTVIVIETDGSIEQSDMLKSAYSGAPETGLHVAHDPFDTALMLPFVAARQVGELALADECRRCAVHRVCGAGLYAHRYRPGSGFANPSVYSPDLFRLISHVSNVLTTDLSARANGNA
- a CDS encoding MarR family winged helix-turn-helix transcriptional regulator translates to MNQVGVDLETSLGYLLKEASSALRAAMEEVLRPLGMNVTRYSCLELLAQRPGLSNSELARGAFVTRQSMNVLLQALEREGYVTRPAEAPVGKVLPTRLTPRGRRSLEKATVAVRSVEVRMLAGMTETEQSGAFRILQSMIHSLRDGDGDGGA
- a CDS encoding VOC family protein translates to MPATGPDFISLQARDLDTSQAFYEQYLGLVRSQAGPPHAVVFETKPIAFALRDVIPGTDLASVAQPGIGAAIWLHATDVQAIHDALAADGHTIVSAPIDGPFGRTFTFADPDGYQVTLHDRT